The Gossypium raimondii isolate GPD5lz chromosome 2, ASM2569854v1, whole genome shotgun sequence genome segment TACACCAGAATTTCAAATTATGGTCTAAATTCTAAATGATTTCAAACTccaaaaaattctcaaaatatcAATATCTATCCTTCTCTTTagcttaaaataaaaagaaaaaatttaagcatttaatgctAGCTTAATTTTGGCATTGAACATACTTAAAAcacattaatcaaattttaaacacgCATAATACCCCATGAACAACTTGAATCTGAAATAATCTTCTTAATAACCATatttaaacatgtttaaaattccATACATGTTCCATCAAAACAAAATTCCATGCATGTTCTAAATATACTATGCATTAATGCTCAAGCTAACTAGACGAcactaacaaaaaaaaaaacttgattgatACAATACTACTAATTTGAGGTCTCaattagaattttttgaaaCTTAGGAAATAATTTAGAATCTAGACCACCATAGTTCTGGGATGAATGGTTCAATTAACCCTCAAACAAATAAgcaacaaataaatgaaaaaagaactagataaaatattataggacctttcataattttcatacaCTAAAAACCTTGAGCACCGAAAATGAGGGATGGGAATTTCACAGCTTAACCCTATACATATCAATCGTCTAATAATTCCACTGGACAGACAATTTCAGTCCTCTACTAAACAATTCAACTAGGATATCATGATTCATGAAAGTACGacatcaatttcaattaattagaaACATGCAAAAGATGAGAAACAGTACCATCCATAATCATATATCGTCCAAtttatttaactcaaacaaCTCGAAAACATTTGCAATGTCATACAGCAGATAGTACATGATTCAAATTGCATATAGCAAATAGAAATGCCTGGTTATATCCTCTGAGCAGAATGGCTTACATGAGATTATACTTTCTCTATCAAACCATCCATACTCGGTAATTATGTCATGAGATGCTCAGTCTTCTAGTAGTAGGGCATATACCGCATTGGCCTCCTGAATCTAGGAATCTTCCTGCAGAGAGTTAATGAAGGCgggtaagaaaaaaaagaatccaATTAATGAATGGGTGGAAGAGAATCCAAGCATCCAAAAAACACACCCGAATCCATAAGGAGAATAGAAATAAGGCGGTACATAGGGCCTCCTGGACCGGTAGCCCATGTAAGGATTGAATCGCCTTGGACGGTACTGCTTCATCCCAGGAACATTAGTCCTTTTTGGCATAACCTGAATATCACAAGGAATACCCGAAATTTGTTTTAGTGAGGCTGTATTAGTTACTAAAGAAAGAACAAAGCCTTAATTATAAGGACCAGGATCTAGTTTTAAGAAACAAAAGACCAAGCttcttaatatttaataaagaaaacacATAACCTTCAACTGGCGGCCATGTAATTCAGATTCATTCAGCACAAGAGCCTCTTGAACAGCTTCTGCTTCCAGGAACTCTACATAAGCAAATCCTTTCGGTTGACCATACTTGTCTGTCAGAATGGTTACTCTGTTTACAGTGCCACAAGATTGAAAATGCTGCTGCACTTCTTCAGGTGTGCATGCATAATCAACCTGCAGGGTAAAATTCAAACCAAAGATTTCAAAGAGAAATGTGAGTCAGACAGCAGTACCAAAGAAAAGCTACACCGTTAATGCTTGGTTATCATGATAATTTCACCTTAGACCTTGTGCAGCTTCGGAAAATGAGGACACAATATATTCCTCTTAAGGGAGGGGGGAGGGGGAGCTTAGAGATATAAGGGCCTTTTTTACTGTTGACAAAACTCTAATTAAACAAAATGTTTACATGTGTACTTAGGGGTCTAGGCAATGTCACATTCAATTCGGCTTAAAAAAGTATATCAATCTTCTGGCACTCATAATTTTCTCTAAGCAATGCCACCATTCAACTCCTATTACTCAAACTCCTTGAAATGCTAAGTGAAATATGATTCAATGCTTTTACTAAATTCTATTTCGTGATGTCTAATGGACACCACAATGCAAAGGCCGAATGTGGCACCTTGCAAACTGcagtaaaacaattttttacaCTGAAATATTGGGAGAGACAGTAACTCGAACATTTCCCATCTTGTTATCAATGTTGGTTATAAATTTTATGCATAATATGCAGTACCTACTACatattctaataattttaaatctaaaccTTGCATTTATTTATAACATACAATTTTTTATCAATACTCGATGAACTTAAAGCAGCTAAAACATGAAGACAGTTGTAGACTTCAAAAAAAAGGGTAACTCAAATAAGAGAAGTCTTCAGAAGCATGGTACTGAGAAGTAGAAATTTGATTAACACCTTATATTGGGATATAACAACCAAAGTACAAAGGGGAGAACACACAGGTTGACGGAAACCAGacatttattgaaaaataaatgattcAGAAAGGGTTTTCTTTAACTATAGAATAAAATTTCCAACGACTAGGATCCaccagaagaaaaaaaaattaagttcttAAAGGAAATCCAGAAAGAGAATTCATGCAGACAGTTCTTAAAAGGACAGTTTTGCAGGATGCATTTCCTCAGTAGggaaaaaaacattaaaagcgCAAAAGATTCACAGCAACAACTAATCGAGAGAAACAAGAACACATGTATTTCCACAAACAGGCAACAAGAGATTAAGGCTACAAAGAAGCAAACAAACGCCTCTCACCGCATCAGCAAAAATGACCACAAATATCTGAGGTTCATACTCCAATGACCACCACGACCACCAGCAACGATGTTCTTGCAACTTAGATTGCATATGTTGACTTGGCTTAGCTCTTCAAAAGAAGCAAACTAAATCCCTTGCAAGAAGTTGAAGCATGTTAAATAACATGCTACTTCCATCCATCCATCCAGTCCAAACAAGCCCAGTTACACTTTTCAGGGACTggtatataatgcatttatctCCCTGATTTTTacactaaattttatataatcaacacatataactaatcaaaatttccatcatattgatacttttttctcctttttttcacatacaatttctttcaatttttttcctcttttttttctctatatttttctcattcaacATGTTCTTccatcacttttctttttcttttttccatgaaatatttgaagaattttacccctcattttctcactttttttttctcttatttgcttttttgaaatttaacatATAGAAATCACTTTCACTATCTTTAAGTACAATGTTgtctaaaaggaaaaaaaagcttTTGGCCAACCCTCGAAAACATTGTAACTATTCCAGCGATAACACAAAGGCAGGTCGAGGAAAATTAACAACCCTGCGATCATAGTAAGACATTAAGGTCAAACCATGATTCTATTGTGGAGAAGTACCCACATCCAATCCAAAGTCACCcagaaatgaatagaaaatgtCATCTGAAGCCATTTAGTTAAGCCCTAGAAGAAGGAAAGgtagagaaaaacaaaatacaGAAGTCATGAATAACTATTACTATAGGtaactaaaaacataaaaaggaGAAGAATACGGGATAAAAAGGTGTTGAATACAAGATAACATATTTATACAATAATGGCCTATACAAAAAGCGATAACTCAAAACGGATAAACGAAAAGGTTACAGATGCAGGAAAAACAACCAAAGAGTAAGAACTGAGTAGTGTATCCATTCCAAATATTTTAGTGTTTGCAGCTAAAAAGGAATTTCTTTCAAAGAAAATGTTTAGACATCAGCTCATGcacagatttttttttattccgcTCTGCTCTTTAGAGTTTATGCCGatctaaatctaaaaaatcTAGGAGTTTTAGTAGTTCCACATCCTCCCTAAGCCCTTGGAATTTATCCCATAAATTAAaggtaataattttaaaacaaaaatcatgcCAAATGACGTAATTCATATGAATGATAATATATCTGGAAGATCTTATCCAGGCAAACCCTGTATTGGATGATGTCTCAAGTTCTTTTATAAGTTCAGGGACACAACTTATACCAAACAAAATAATCCTATGGTGCAATTCAGAAAACATGTACTAAATGTCAACAGTAGGACGGGAAACATATAAGATAGGGTAAACATACCAGCACATAAATGGATGTTAAAAAGTTAACAGACAAGATAGTAAAACCACCCACCCCAAT includes the following:
- the LOC105787803 gene encoding polyadenylate-binding protein 3 isoform X2, with the protein product MQSKLQEHRCWWSWWSLEYEPQIFVVIFADAVDYACTPEEVQQHFQSCGTVNRVTILTDKYGQPKGFAYVEFLEAEAVQEALVLNESELHGRQLKVMPKRTNVPGMKQYRPRRFNPYMGYRSRRPYVPPYFYSPYGFGKIPRFRRPMRYMPYY
- the LOC105787803 gene encoding polyadenylate-binding protein 2 isoform X1, whose amino-acid sequence is MDEEEHEVYGGEIPDEGEMEGELDPQNADVDMSAADEDAVKELDEMKKRLKEMEDEAAALREMQAKVEKEMGAVQDPAGATANQASKEEADSRSVFVGNVDYACTPEEVQQHFQSCGTVNRVTILTDKYGQPKGFAYVEFLEAEAVQEALVLNESELHGRQLKVMPKRTNVPGMKQYRPRRFNPYMGYRSRRPYVPPYFYSPYGFGKIPRFRRPMRYMPYY